Proteins encoded by one window of Azospirillum brasilense:
- a CDS encoding MgtC/SapB family protein translates to MLNLSAYWSPAELAVNGVILLHLVGALGLGILMGYERSFHGRAAGMRTYALVCLASTALTVVNAYPGLWYGGIGSGTGGGGDPTRVIQGIVTGIGFLGAGVIMREGFSIRGLSTAASIWTAAAIGVTVGLGFYAAAIGLAFLVILVMSAFRRLEAVLPHHTVVQVMLVFERDQAPPAEVLRVKALEHGYEIVSWAFHLRNGSGHLEYQLTLQANGTPDPMELIDKLARTSRVVEFRLSPSRM, encoded by the coding sequence ATGCTGAACCTGTCCGCCTACTGGTCGCCGGCCGAACTGGCCGTCAACGGCGTCATCCTGCTGCATCTGGTCGGGGCGCTGGGGCTCGGCATCCTCATGGGGTACGAGCGCTCCTTCCACGGGCGGGCGGCGGGGATGCGGACCTACGCGCTGGTCTGCCTCGCCTCAACGGCGCTGACCGTCGTCAACGCCTATCCCGGCCTGTGGTACGGCGGCATCGGGAGCGGAACCGGCGGGGGCGGCGACCCGACGCGGGTCATCCAGGGCATCGTGACCGGCATCGGCTTCCTCGGCGCCGGGGTCATCATGCGGGAGGGCTTCTCCATCCGCGGCCTGTCCACCGCGGCGTCGATCTGGACGGCGGCGGCGATCGGGGTGACCGTCGGGCTGGGCTTCTACGCCGCGGCCATCGGCTTGGCCTTTCTGGTCATTCTGGTGATGAGCGCCTTCCGCCGGCTGGAGGCGGTGCTGCCCCACCACACGGTGGTCCAGGTGATGCTGGTGTTCGAGCGCGACCAGGCGCCCCCGGCGGAGGTGCTTCGCGTCAAGGCGCTGGAGCACGGCTACGAAATCGTGTCCTGGGCCTTCCACCTGCGCAACGGCAGCGGCCACCTGGAGTACCAGCTCACACTCCAGGCCAACGGCACGCCGGACCCGATGGAACTGATCGACAAGCTGGCCCGCACCAGTCGGGTGGTGGAGTTCCGCCTGTCGCCGTCGCGCATGTGA
- a CDS encoding DinB family protein — MKAHFERFARYNRWANRRLYAVAAELSDAQYREDRGAFFRSVRGTLNHILVADRVWLRRIEGDGPTPFALDEILYDGFDELRAAREAEDERLIRVVAEQEEARFAADLHYHSLGGQAFTMPFSAVLAHVFNHQTHHRGQAHTLLTQFGLAAPSIDFAYFLLDK; from the coding sequence ATGAAGGCGCATTTCGAACGGTTCGCGCGCTACAACCGCTGGGCCAACCGCCGCCTCTACGCGGTGGCGGCCGAGCTGTCGGACGCCCAGTACCGCGAGGACCGCGGCGCCTTCTTCCGCTCGGTGCGGGGAACGCTGAACCACATCCTGGTGGCCGACCGGGTGTGGCTGCGCCGCATCGAGGGGGACGGGCCGACGCCCTTCGCCCTGGACGAGATCCTGTATGACGGCTTCGACGAGCTGCGCGCCGCCCGCGAGGCGGAGGATGAGCGCCTCATCCGCGTCGTGGCGGAGCAGGAGGAGGCGCGCTTCGCCGCGGACCTCCACTACCACTCGCTGGGCGGGCAGGCCTTCACCATGCCCTTCTCCGCGGTGCTGGCCCATGTGTTCAACCACCAGACCCACCACCGCGGGCAAGCGCACACGCTGCTGACGCAGTTCGGGCTGGCCGCGCCCAGCATCGACTTCGCCTATTTCCTGTTGGACAAGTAG
- a CDS encoding DNA translocase FtsK yields MTPRTPHLTAPATQSGVVTADEFNLWCALNGRPFNLIPNARPDGRLLWDVEVLPGTPRAGTVYSTNLGDEALAVVAGFAFLSGVEWAYEARPTETIVPPPASDAAVDAPDEVEDVLIPDAEDLPEEAEPDEAAEDVLAYEDEEDEYADDAVALDDADEDADEDGASYGEPAGEDDPYALPGTTLLQNPPPRPPQQHDETVLARNARMLETVLRNFRVRGEIMDVRPGPVVTLYEFEPAPGTKSATVINLTDDIARSMSVVTARIAIVPGRSVIGVELPNPVREMVYLREMFDHAAFAESQAHLAIALGKDISGEPVVADLARMPHLLVAGTTGSGKSVAINTMILSLLYRLPPERCRFIMVDPKMLELSVYDGIPHLLTPVVTDPKKAVIALRWAVREMESRYEAMSKLGVRNIEGYNARIAEMIANGEPMPRRHVPGEAETVFDLTPQEPTPLPYIVVIVDEMADLMLVAGKEIEAAIQRLAQMARAAGIHLIMATQRPSVDVITGTIKANFPTRISFQVTSKIDSRTILGEAGAEQLLGQGDMLYMAGGGRITRVHGPFVSDSEVEEIVQFIKSQGAPNYVTAITEEEDEAVADEDDESGGGNSGDDLYMQAVNLVVREGKVSVSFIQRQLQIGYNRAARLVERMETERVVGQANHQGKREVLLSPAGLSAKRAGV; encoded by the coding sequence ATGACGCCGCGCACGCCCCACCTGACCGCGCCCGCGACCCAGTCGGGAGTCGTCACCGCCGACGAATTCAATCTGTGGTGCGCGCTGAACGGCCGCCCCTTCAACCTCATCCCCAACGCGCGCCCGGACGGGCGGCTGCTGTGGGACGTGGAGGTGCTGCCCGGAACCCCGCGCGCCGGCACGGTCTATTCGACCAACCTCGGCGACGAGGCGCTGGCGGTGGTCGCCGGCTTCGCCTTCCTGTCCGGCGTCGAGTGGGCCTATGAGGCACGCCCGACGGAAACCATCGTCCCGCCCCCGGCGTCGGACGCGGCCGTGGACGCGCCCGATGAGGTCGAGGACGTCCTCATTCCCGACGCGGAGGACCTGCCCGAGGAGGCGGAGCCTGACGAGGCGGCGGAGGACGTTCTCGCCTATGAGGACGAGGAGGACGAGTACGCCGACGACGCCGTCGCGCTGGACGACGCCGATGAGGACGCGGACGAGGATGGCGCATCCTACGGCGAACCGGCCGGAGAGGACGATCCCTACGCCCTGCCCGGCACCACGCTCCTCCAGAACCCGCCGCCGCGCCCGCCGCAGCAGCATGACGAGACGGTCCTGGCCCGCAACGCGCGGATGCTGGAGACGGTGCTGCGGAACTTCCGCGTCCGCGGCGAGATCATGGACGTGCGCCCCGGCCCCGTCGTCACGCTCTACGAGTTCGAGCCGGCGCCGGGCACCAAGTCGGCGACGGTCATCAACCTGACCGACGACATCGCCCGCTCGATGAGCGTGGTCACCGCCCGCATCGCCATCGTGCCGGGCCGCAGCGTGATCGGCGTGGAACTGCCGAACCCGGTGCGCGAGATGGTCTATCTGCGCGAGATGTTCGACCACGCGGCCTTCGCCGAATCGCAGGCCCATCTCGCCATCGCGCTCGGCAAGGACATCAGCGGGGAGCCGGTGGTCGCCGATCTCGCCCGCATGCCGCACCTGCTGGTCGCCGGCACCACCGGGTCGGGCAAGTCGGTCGCCATCAACACGATGATCCTGTCGCTGCTCTACCGGCTGCCGCCGGAGCGCTGCCGCTTCATCATGGTGGACCCGAAGATGCTGGAGCTGTCCGTCTATGACGGCATCCCGCATCTGCTGACCCCGGTGGTGACCGACCCGAAGAAGGCGGTGATCGCTCTGCGCTGGGCCGTGCGCGAGATGGAGAGCCGCTACGAGGCGATGTCCAAGCTCGGCGTGCGCAACATCGAGGGCTACAACGCCCGCATCGCCGAAATGATCGCCAACGGCGAGCCGATGCCCCGCCGCCATGTCCCCGGCGAGGCCGAGACCGTCTTCGACCTGACCCCGCAGGAGCCGACGCCGCTGCCCTACATCGTGGTCATCGTGGACGAGATGGCCGACCTGATGCTGGTGGCCGGCAAGGAGATCGAGGCGGCGATCCAGCGCCTCGCCCAGATGGCCCGCGCCGCCGGCATCCACCTGATCATGGCGACGCAGCGCCCCTCGGTGGACGTCATCACCGGCACCATCAAGGCCAACTTCCCGACGCGCATCAGCTTCCAGGTCACCAGCAAGATCGACAGCCGCACCATCCTCGGCGAGGCCGGGGCGGAGCAGCTCCTCGGCCAGGGCGACATGCTCTACATGGCCGGCGGCGGCCGCATCACCCGCGTCCACGGCCCCTTCGTCTCCGATTCGGAGGTCGAGGAGATCGTCCAGTTCATCAAGTCGCAGGGCGCCCCCAACTACGTCACCGCCATCACCGAGGAAGAGGATGAGGCGGTCGCCGACGAGGACGACGAGAGCGGCGGCGGCAATTCCGGCGACGACCTCTACATGCAGGCCGTCAACCTCGTGGTGCGCGAGGGCAAGGTGTCGGTCAGCTTCATCCAGCGCCAGCTCCAGATCGGCTACAACCGCGCCGCCCGTCTGGTCGAGCGGATGGAGACGGAGCGCGTGGTCGGCCAGGCCAACCACCAGGGCAAGCGCGAGGTGCTGCTGTCCCCCGCCGGCCTGTCGGCCAAGCGCGCCGGGGTCTGA
- a CDS encoding PAS domain-containing protein, with protein MIKERTELATPHLSGLLDFWLTKCIGGKPPVSSSIAPADLRPWKDNIVIFEVIGDDDFVYSYYGQSLAAAFGHSRLGATLDDLPEEQRAILRPEYAALLRERLPVARVYTADFSGVMRTWERLALPMSSDGETIDKILVAAYELPPDEPPCAALTPDAAEDEAEAEIENPDDDGPEADDTVDSESESLADEGADIDDDTDGTVDTETEPETDDTPDDTSDTPDDAEDGESFSTEQKPGAPA; from the coding sequence ATGATCAAGGAAAGAACCGAGCTGGCGACGCCGCACCTGAGCGGCCTGCTTGACTTCTGGCTCACCAAATGCATCGGCGGGAAGCCGCCGGTGTCCAGCAGCATCGCCCCGGCCGACCTGCGGCCGTGGAAGGATAATATTGTGATTTTCGAGGTCATCGGCGACGACGACTTCGTTTATTCCTATTACGGCCAGTCCCTCGCCGCGGCCTTCGGGCATTCGCGCCTGGGCGCCACGCTGGACGATCTGCCGGAGGAGCAGCGGGCGATCCTGCGCCCCGAATACGCCGCGCTGCTGCGCGAACGGCTGCCGGTCGCCCGTGTCTACACCGCCGATTTCAGCGGCGTCATGCGGACCTGGGAGCGGCTGGCGCTGCCGATGTCCAGCGACGGCGAAACCATCGACAAGATCCTGGTCGCCGCCTACGAACTGCCGCCGGACGAGCCGCCCTGCGCCGCGCTCACCCCTGACGCGGCGGAGGATGAGGCGGAGGCTGAGATCGAGAATCCGGATGATGACGGGCCGGAGGCGGACGACACGGTGGACAGCGAATCCGAGTCCCTTGCGGACGAGGGCGCCGACATCGACGACGACACGGACGGGACCGTGGACACCGAGACCGAGCCCGAAACCGACGACACTCCCGACGATACCTCCGACACCCCCGACGACGCCGAAGACGGCGAGTCCTTCTCCACCGAACAGAAACCGGGAGCCCCGGCATGA
- the msrA gene encoding peptide-methionine (S)-S-oxide reductase MsrA, producing MLGMFMRKPLALPSAEEALPGRDTPVPVPPRHHVNGNPLTPPYPEGLEVADFGLGCFWGAERKFWKVPGVWTTMVGYQGGHTPNPTYEEVCSGRTGHAEVVRVVYDPAKVGFEELLRVFWEAHDPTQGMRQGNDVGTQYRSAIYTHTDAQRAAAEASRESYQARLEQAGFGPVTTELREAPPFYYAEDYHQQYLSKNPAGYCGLGGTGVTCAA from the coding sequence ATGCTCGGAATGTTCATGCGCAAGCCCCTGGCGCTGCCCAGCGCGGAGGAGGCCCTGCCCGGACGCGACACGCCGGTTCCCGTGCCGCCGCGCCACCACGTCAACGGCAACCCGCTGACCCCGCCCTATCCGGAGGGGCTGGAGGTCGCCGACTTCGGGCTCGGCTGCTTCTGGGGGGCGGAGCGCAAGTTCTGGAAGGTGCCGGGCGTCTGGACGACCATGGTCGGCTATCAGGGCGGCCACACCCCCAACCCGACCTATGAGGAGGTCTGCTCCGGCCGCACCGGCCACGCCGAGGTGGTGCGCGTCGTCTACGACCCGGCCAAGGTCGGATTCGAGGAGCTGCTGCGCGTCTTCTGGGAGGCGCACGACCCGACCCAGGGCATGCGCCAGGGCAACGACGTCGGCACCCAGTACCGCTCCGCCATCTACACGCACACCGACGCCCAGCGCGCCGCCGCCGAGGCCAGCCGCGAATCCTATCAGGCCCGCCTGGAGCAGGCCGGCTTCGGCCCGGTGACGACGGAGCTGCGCGAGGCCCCGCCCTTCTACTACGCCGAAGACTATCACCAGCAGTATCTGTCCAAGAATCCCGCGGGCTATTGCGGGCTGGGCGGCACCGGGGTGACCTGCGCGGCGTGA
- a CDS encoding RNA polymerase sigma factor region1.1 domain-containing protein produces the protein MTIDDATLQRLIDKGRQHGNRLSVEQLGQDVPVETMTPEEVAVVVERLEAAGIDVELTDERLKRPRGGGGGDYQRGAGVVDIASPAAPAVSAPGARPSEHGWADEGLGHAHGAHHGSRRAPTWDRGGVDMLPVVSVIVVALVLIIALGG, from the coding sequence ATGACGATCGACGACGCCACCCTCCAGCGCCTGATCGACAAGGGTCGCCAGCACGGCAACCGGCTCAGCGTCGAGCAGCTCGGCCAGGACGTGCCGGTGGAGACCATGACCCCGGAGGAGGTCGCCGTGGTGGTGGAGCGGCTGGAAGCCGCGGGCATCGACGTGGAGCTGACCGACGAACGGCTGAAGCGCCCGCGCGGCGGTGGCGGCGGCGACTACCAGCGCGGGGCTGGGGTGGTCGACATCGCCAGCCCGGCGGCCCCCGCCGTCTCAGCCCCCGGCGCCCGCCCGTCCGAACATGGCTGGGCCGACGAGGGCCTGGGCCACGCCCATGGCGCGCATCACGGCTCCCGCCGGGCGCCGACCTGGGACCGCGGCGGGGTGGACATGCTGCCCGTGGTCTCGGTCATCGTGGTGGCCCTGGTGCTGATCATCGCCCTGGGCGGCTGA
- a CDS encoding TrmH family RNA methyltransferase: MPKPTTPRGRPPVPSPARPSPARPARPGPARAGNEMRREEVREEPGKLFRVAGLSAVSALFAHDAARVERLFFEERLKAKTGDFCKAMAAARKPYRMVEADELAKVAGTVLHGGVVALIAPRPVPAFDTEAAKRWAVDGQPLLILDGVGNPHNLGAILRTAAFFGLRRVVVSDHPGQALPSESAYRVAEGGFEWVELYRAANLPTVLKRLRESYRVAGTALGRGRAVVTDPAVLAAGGRPAAVVLGNEEDGLPPATLAACEDILTLPGTGRIQSLNVAATAAILIHALAKPG; encoded by the coding sequence ATGCCGAAGCCGACGACCCCGCGCGGCCGTCCGCCCGTCCCTTCCCCTGCCCGCCCGTCCCCGGCCCGCCCAGCCCGTCCGGGTCCGGCCCGCGCCGGCAATGAAATGCGCCGGGAGGAGGTGCGGGAGGAACCGGGCAAGCTGTTCCGCGTCGCCGGCCTGTCCGCCGTCTCCGCCCTGTTCGCCCATGACGCGGCGCGGGTCGAGCGGCTGTTCTTCGAGGAGCGGCTGAAGGCGAAGACCGGCGACTTCTGCAAGGCGATGGCCGCGGCGCGCAAGCCCTACCGCATGGTGGAGGCCGACGAGCTGGCGAAGGTCGCCGGAACGGTGCTGCACGGCGGGGTGGTCGCACTGATCGCGCCGCGCCCGGTGCCCGCCTTCGACACCGAGGCGGCAAAGCGCTGGGCGGTGGACGGGCAGCCGCTGCTGATCCTGGACGGGGTCGGCAACCCGCACAATCTGGGCGCCATCTTGCGCACCGCCGCCTTCTTCGGCCTGCGGCGCGTCGTGGTGTCGGACCATCCCGGACAAGCCCTGCCGTCGGAGTCCGCCTACCGGGTGGCCGAGGGCGGGTTCGAATGGGTGGAGCTGTACCGGGCGGCCAACCTGCCGACGGTCCTGAAGCGGCTGCGCGAGTCCTACAGGGTGGCCGGAACGGCGCTGGGCCGCGGCCGGGCGGTGGTCACCGACCCGGCGGTCCTCGCCGCGGGCGGGCGGCCTGCCGCCGTCGTGCTGGGCAACGAGGAGGACGGGCTTCCCCCCGCCACCCTCGCCGCCTGCGAGGACATCCTGACCCTGCCCGGCACCGGCCGCATCCAGTCGCTGAACGTCGCGGCGACCGCGGCCATCCTCATCCACGCGCTGGCGAAGCCGGGCTGA
- a CDS encoding SDR family oxidoreductase has translation MDSVRGAVVVITGASSGIGRATALTFAREGARLVLAARREALLGEVAEECRELGGEAEVVPTDVTDAQAVLRLANRAVQLFGGIDVWVSNAGVGAVGRFEDTPLEAHRRVVETNLFGPLYAAHAVLPLFRRQGHGVLINTVSVGAWAPAPYAAAYAASKFGLEGLLESLRAELVDAPGVHVCGVYPFFTDTPGMSHGANYTGHQLDAESPFYDDPQDVADTVLAVALRPRAQAMVGAMTPLTRLGHAVAPRLMEKIAGHGAHRHFSRTPPAAASDGNLFRPVERGRGVTGGFRTPPPAWVSPLLVAGVAAAAAAAYAGYARSKNGNH, from the coding sequence ATGGACAGCGTGCGCGGGGCCGTGGTGGTCATCACCGGCGCGTCGAGCGGGATCGGGCGGGCCACCGCCCTGACCTTCGCGCGGGAGGGCGCCCGGCTGGTGCTCGCCGCCCGGCGGGAGGCCCTGCTCGGCGAGGTCGCCGAGGAATGCCGGGAACTGGGCGGCGAGGCCGAGGTGGTGCCCACCGATGTCACCGACGCCCAGGCGGTCCTCCGGCTGGCCAACCGGGCGGTGCAATTGTTCGGCGGCATCGACGTCTGGGTGAGCAACGCCGGGGTCGGCGCCGTCGGGCGGTTCGAGGACACCCCGCTGGAGGCGCACCGCCGCGTCGTCGAGACCAACCTGTTCGGCCCGCTCTACGCCGCCCACGCCGTGTTGCCGCTGTTCCGCCGGCAGGGCCACGGGGTGCTCATCAACACCGTGTCGGTCGGGGCCTGGGCGCCCGCCCCCTACGCCGCCGCCTACGCGGCCAGCAAGTTCGGGCTGGAGGGGCTTCTGGAAAGCCTGCGGGCGGAGCTGGTCGACGCGCCGGGCGTCCATGTCTGCGGCGTCTACCCCTTCTTCACCGACACGCCGGGCATGTCGCACGGCGCCAATTACACCGGGCACCAGCTCGACGCCGAGAGCCCCTTCTACGACGATCCGCAGGACGTGGCGGACACCGTGCTCGCCGTGGCGCTGCGCCCGCGCGCCCAGGCGATGGTCGGGGCGATGACCCCGCTGACCCGGCTGGGGCACGCGGTGGCGCCGCGCCTGATGGAGAAGATCGCCGGCCACGGCGCCCACCGCCATTTCAGCCGGACCCCGCCCGCCGCGGCGAGCGACGGCAACCTGTTCCGCCCGGTGGAGCGCGGCCGCGGCGTCACCGGCGGCTTCCGCACACCGCCGCCCGCCTGGGTGTCGCCACTGCTCGTCGCCGGAGTCGCGGCGGCTGCGGCCGCGGCCTACGCCGGCTACGCGCGGAGTAAGAACGGAAACCACTGA
- a CDS encoding YqaA family protein produces the protein MLKRLYDWTMAKAASKNATTWLAGVSFAESSFFPIPPDILMVPMVLANRQAAWRIATICTLASVVGGVAGYMIGYFLYEAIGKAVIDFYHLEAQFETLRHTFVEYGAEILIIKGMTPIPYKLLTITAGVAKLNIWVFIGASILSRAIRFYLVAALLYWFGEPVRAFIEKRLTLVTTAFAVALIGGFLAIKLI, from the coding sequence ATGCTGAAGCGCCTTTACGACTGGACGATGGCCAAGGCGGCCTCGAAGAACGCCACCACCTGGCTGGCGGGGGTTTCCTTCGCGGAAAGCTCCTTCTTCCCGATTCCGCCGGACATCCTGATGGTGCCGATGGTGCTCGCCAACCGGCAGGCCGCGTGGCGGATCGCGACGATCTGCACGCTGGCCTCGGTGGTGGGCGGCGTCGCCGGCTACATGATCGGCTACTTCCTGTACGAGGCCATCGGCAAGGCGGTCATCGACTTCTACCACCTGGAAGCCCAGTTCGAGACGCTGCGCCATACCTTCGTCGAATACGGCGCGGAGATCCTCATCATCAAGGGCATGACGCCCATCCCCTACAAGCTGCTGACCATCACCGCGGGTGTGGCGAAGCTGAACATCTGGGTGTTCATCGGCGCCTCGATCCTGTCGCGGGCCATCCGCTTCTATCTGGTCGCCGCCCTGCTCTACTGGTTCGGGGAGCCGGTGCGCGCCTTCATTGAGAAGCGGCTGACCCTGGTCACCACCGCCTTCGCCGTCGCGCTGATCGGCGGCTTCCTGGCGATCAAGCTGATCTGA
- a CDS encoding c-type cytochrome, giving the protein MRTAACNAFAALVLLAAAPLPALADGDPANGEKLFRQCKACHTVEAGKNRVGPTLHGLFGRKAGTVDSFANYSEGLKASGIAWDATTLDPYLANPKAVIPDSRMAFAGVAKPEDRADLIAYLETATK; this is encoded by the coding sequence ATGCGCACCGCCGCCTGCAACGCATTTGCTGCCTTGGTCCTTCTCGCCGCGGCGCCGCTCCCGGCCCTGGCCGACGGCGATCCGGCGAACGGCGAGAAGCTGTTCCGCCAGTGCAAGGCCTGCCACACGGTGGAGGCGGGGAAGAACCGCGTCGGCCCGACGCTGCACGGGCTGTTCGGGCGCAAGGCCGGCACGGTCGACAGCTTCGCCAACTACTCCGAGGGGCTGAAGGCGTCCGGCATCGCGTGGGACGCCACGACGCTCGATCCGTACCTCGCCAACCCGAAGGCGGTGATCCCCGACAGCCGCATGGCCTTCGCCGGGGTGGCGAAGCCGGAGGACCGGGCCGACCTGATCGCCTATCTGGAAACCGCGACCAAGTGA
- a CDS encoding winged helix-turn-helix domain-containing protein translates to MTTDIRLRFLHPSGAIGPGKVSLLEEIDRTGSISAAARALGMSFRRAWFLVETMNSAFREPVVRTNVGGREGGGTGLTAFGQEVIARYRRMEEEARRAAAPHLAWLDEALKPEAALEKGADSADPKSNGPDSGDP, encoded by the coding sequence ATGACGACCGACATCCGGCTGCGCTTCCTCCACCCCTCCGGCGCCATCGGACCCGGCAAGGTGTCCCTGCTGGAGGAGATCGACCGCACCGGCTCGATCTCCGCGGCGGCGCGGGCGCTCGGCATGTCCTTCCGCCGCGCGTGGTTCCTGGTGGAAACCATGAATTCCGCCTTCCGCGAGCCGGTGGTGCGCACCAACGTCGGCGGGCGGGAGGGCGGCGGGACCGGCCTGACCGCCTTCGGGCAGGAGGTGATCGCCCGCTACCGCCGCATGGAGGAGGAGGCCCGCCGCGCCGCCGCCCCCCATCTCGCCTGGCTGGACGAGGCGCTGAAGCCGGAGGCGGCGCTCGAAAAGGGTGCGGACTCCGCTGATCCAAAGTCCAATGGCCCGGACTCCGGCGATCCGTAA
- the adh gene encoding aldehyde dehydrogenase, which produces MIHQALETLSKQVAIRPRYDNFIGGQWVAPTKGQYFTNLTPITGKPLCEVARSTAEDIEKALDAAHKAKDAWGRTSPAERARILNKIADRMEERLDVLALAETLDNGKPIRETTHADLPLAIDHFRYFAGCVRAQEGTIAEIDHTTYAYHFHEPLGVVGQIIPWNFPLLMAVWKLAPALAAGNCVVLKPAEQTPMAIMVLMEIIGDLLPDGVLNVVNGFGIEAGKPLAQSPRIAKIAFTGETTTGRLIMQYAAENIIPVTLELGGKSPNIFFNDVMAEDDEFLDKALEGFAMFALNQGEVCTCPSRVLVQEKIYDKFMERAVARVGAVKQGSPLDPATMIGAQASIDQLEKILSYIDIGKAEGAKVLIGGERAHLGGELESGYYVQPTVFEGHNKMRIFQEEIFGPVVSVTTFKTEEEALAIANDTLYGLGAGVWSRDGNRAFRMGRAIQAGRVWTNCYHLYPAHAAFGGYKQSGIGRETHKMMLDHYQQTKNLLVSYSPKALGFF; this is translated from the coding sequence GTGATCCATCAGGCCCTGGAAACGCTCAGCAAGCAGGTCGCCATCCGGCCGCGCTACGACAACTTCATCGGCGGCCAGTGGGTGGCGCCGACGAAGGGCCAGTATTTCACCAACCTGACCCCGATCACCGGCAAGCCGCTGTGCGAGGTCGCCCGCTCCACCGCGGAAGACATCGAGAAGGCGCTGGACGCCGCCCACAAGGCCAAGGACGCCTGGGGCCGCACCTCCCCGGCGGAGCGCGCGCGCATCCTGAACAAGATCGCCGACCGCATGGAAGAGCGTCTGGACGTCCTGGCGCTGGCCGAGACGCTGGACAATGGCAAGCCGATCCGCGAGACGACCCACGCCGACCTGCCGCTCGCCATCGACCATTTCCGCTACTTCGCCGGCTGCGTCCGTGCCCAGGAAGGCACCATCGCGGAAATCGACCACACCACCTACGCCTATCACTTCCATGAGCCGCTGGGCGTCGTCGGCCAGATCATCCCGTGGAACTTCCCGCTGCTGATGGCCGTGTGGAAGCTGGCCCCGGCGCTGGCCGCCGGCAACTGCGTCGTGCTGAAGCCCGCCGAGCAGACCCCGATGGCCATCATGGTGCTGATGGAGATCATCGGCGACCTGCTGCCCGACGGCGTCCTCAACGTCGTCAACGGCTTCGGCATCGAGGCCGGCAAGCCGCTGGCCCAGAGCCCCCGCATCGCCAAGATCGCCTTCACCGGCGAGACGACGACCGGCCGCCTGATCATGCAGTACGCGGCGGAGAACATCATCCCGGTCACGCTGGAGCTGGGCGGCAAGTCGCCGAACATCTTCTTCAACGACGTGATGGCCGAGGACGACGAGTTCCTGGACAAGGCGCTGGAAGGCTTCGCCATGTTCGCGCTGAACCAGGGCGAGGTCTGCACCTGCCCGTCGCGCGTCCTGGTGCAGGAGAAGATCTACGACAAGTTCATGGAGCGCGCGGTCGCCCGCGTCGGCGCCGTCAAGCAGGGCAGCCCGCTCGACCCCGCGACGATGATCGGCGCCCAGGCGTCCATCGACCAGCTCGAGAAGATCCTCTCCTACATCGACATCGGCAAGGCCGAGGGCGCCAAGGTGCTGATCGGCGGCGAGCGCGCCCATCTGGGCGGCGAGCTGGAGAGCGGCTACTACGTCCAGCCGACGGTCTTCGAAGGCCACAACAAGATGCGCATCTTCCAGGAGGAGATCTTCGGGCCGGTCGTGTCCGTGACCACCTTCAAGACCGAGGAAGAGGCGCTCGCCATCGCCAACGACACGCTCTACGGCCTCGGCGCCGGCGTGTGGAGCCGCGACGGCAACCGCGCCTTCCGCATGGGCCGGGCCATCCAGGCCGGCCGCGTGTGGACCAACTGCTACCACCTCTACCCGGCCCACGCGGCCTTCGGCGGCTACAAGCAGTCGGGCATCGGTCGCGAGACCCACAAGATGATGCTCGACCACTACCAGCAGACCAAGAACCTGCTGGTCAGCTACAGCCCGAAGGCTCTGGGCTTCTTCTAA
- a CDS encoding DUF779 domain-containing protein gives MVERVVATPAALALIEKLRGLYGPLFFHQSGGCCDGSAPMCFMDGEFRPGGQDVRLGEIGGCPFYMGAAQFEYWSHTQLIIDVVPGRGASFSLEAPEGVRFLTRSRLFSDGEVEALRSDPGDMTKKA, from the coding sequence ATGGTCGAACGAGTCGTCGCCACACCGGCGGCCCTGGCGCTGATCGAAAAGCTGCGCGGGCTTTACGGGCCGCTGTTCTTCCACCAGTCCGGCGGCTGCTGCGACGGCAGCGCGCCGATGTGCTTCATGGACGGGGAGTTCCGCCCCGGCGGGCAGGACGTCCGGCTGGGAGAGATCGGGGGCTGTCCCTTCTACATGGGGGCGGCGCAGTTCGAGTACTGGTCGCACACCCAGCTCATCATCGACGTGGTGCCGGGCCGCGGCGCCAGCTTCTCGCTGGAGGCGCCGGAGGGCGTGCGCTTCCTGACCCGATCCCGCCTGTTCTCCGATGGCGAGGTGGAGGCGCTGCGCTCCGATCCCGGCGATATGACGAAAAAAGCATAG